The region GGGGCGACCCGGATGATGGAGCTGACCTGCGAAGCCTTCGAGGTGATGCTCCGCAACCTGGAAGCCGACCCGCAGAGGGCCCCCGGACTGGAAACGGCCCTGAGCATCGAGGAGAAGATCGACGCCGTCCGCTCTTCCCTGCGGGAACAGTACCTCGGAACGGGAACGGACGAGGAGAACTCCCGCCAGGCGGGCATCATCTTCGCCGACCTGATCACCCGGATCGAACAGCTGGCCGACATGGTCGTCCGCATATCGGAAGACATCACGGAACTGAAAACGAATCATGCATAACCGAACCTTATCCCACCCCGCGCCCTCTTTCCCGGCGGACATGCCCGGCGTGTTCCCCGGCACCCGGACAGTCTGCCTGTCCGTGACCCGTTCCACCAACGACGAAGCCCGCCGTCCGGAGTTCCGCCACGGCGACATCGTCCTGGCCGAAGAGCAGACGGCCGGCCGGGGCCAGCGGGGCAACTCGTGGGAGAGCCGGCCGGGCCGGAACCTGACCTTCTCGATCGTACTGGAACCCGCGTTCCTCCCGGCCGAATGCCAGTTCTACCTCTCGGAGACGATCTGCCTCGGCATCGCCGACACGCTCGAATCGGCCGGCATCGAAGCCCGCATCAAATGGCCCAACGACATCTATATCGGCGACCGCAAGGCGGCCGGCATCCTGATCGAGAACGACCTGTGCGGCACGACCCTCCGGCGCAGTATCGCCGGAATCGGGCTCAACGTCAACCAGGAGTCGTTCAGCCCGGGCCTGCCCAATCCCATCTCGCTGCATGCGGCCGCCGGACGGACATTCGACCGGAGCGCGCTGCTGACCGACCTCTGCGCGAAGGTACGCGCACGTTACCGGATGCTGGAAGAGGGCGATGTCGCCACACTGGAAAGGGACTACCACGCCCGGCTCTACCGGCTGGATACGCCCGCATGGTACGCCGCTCCCGACGGACGGAGGTTCCGGGGCACGATCCGCCGCGTGGAACCGGCCGGGGAACTGGTCGTGGAACACGGGGACGGCTCCCTGAAAAGCTATCTGTTCAAGGAGATCGAATTCATCGTCGGCTGACGACTTTCTATTTCTTCGCAGGATTTCCCGCCTCTGCGGGACAGGCGGACACGGGAATCTTCCCGATGCGGCGCGCGTGGCGCCCCCCCTCGAAAGAGGTGGCAAGGAAGGCATCCACGATCTGCACGGCTTCGGCATTGTCGATAAAGCGGGCCGGGAGCGAGCAGACGTTCGCGTCGTTGTGGCGGCGGGCCAGTTCGGCGATCTCGGGCATCCAGCACAGGGCGGCCCGGATACCCTGGTGTTTGTTGAGCGTCATGGAGATACCGTTTCCCGAACCGCAGAGCGAAATGCCGCACGGAAGCTCGCCGCGTTCGATGGCGCAGGCCAGCGGATGGGCATAATCGGGATAGTCGCAGCTCTCCTCGCTGTCGCATCCGAAATCGTAAACGTCGTAACCGAGGCTGCCGAGATACCCCACCAGGAACTCTTTCATCTGATAACCTGCATGGTCGGAGGCTATCCCAATCTTCTTACTCTCCATAAGGCCGGATCATTTAATTGTCCAAAGGTAAAAAAAATTTGCAGATGCAACAATCTTACCGTACTTTGCATCTTCTAATCAAGAAACCTGTATTCCGATTGTGACCGAGCAAGAGATCATCGAAGGATGTCGCAAGGGAAATGCATCGGCACGCCGGGAGCTCTACGAGCGGTACGGCGGGGCGATGTATGGTGTCTGCCGCCGTTACGTGAAAGACCCCGCCACGGCCGAAGACCTGCTCCACGACGGATTCATCACCCTCTACACCAAAATCGGGGAGTTCCGGGGCGAGGGCTCGTTCGAGGGGTGGTGCCGGCGGATCTTCGTCAACACGGCACTGGGATACCTCCGTAAGCGGAACCCGCTGTCGGAATCGGACCAGATCGAAGGGATGTACTCCCTGAGCGACCGGCAGGTCACGGCCGTGGAGAAGATGTCGGCCGACGAACTGCTGGAGTGTATCGGCGAGCTTCCCGAGGGCTATCGCACGATCCTCAACCTCTACGCCGTAGAGGGCTATTCCCACAAGGAGGTGGCCGAGATGATGGGGATCAGCGAAAACACCTCGCGCTCGCAATACTCCCGGGCGCGGGTGAAACTGACTGAGATCATGAAAAACAAGGAATTAATATAATATGCCATGGAAAGGGACCGATTGGACGACCTGCTCCGGCAAAAACTGAAAGAGAACCGGATGACGCCTCCCGCCGACCTGTGGTCGCGGATCGAGGCCGATCTGACGGATGTCTCCCCCCTGCGGACGGAAACGGAAAGACGCCCGGCCACGGAGAAAGAGACTTCGCGGCGGAAAACGGTTCTGTGGCGTTACGCCGCCGCGGCCAGCCTGCTGCTGGCGCTGGCCGCCAACTTCTACCTCCGCCGGCAGGAACAGCCGCTGACGGCCCTGCACACCGAACTTCCGGCTCCGGCAGGTAAGGAGACGGAAAAGAGAGCCCCCGTCGGGCTTCCGGACACCACGGCACGAACTGCCGTTCCCGTTCCGGACGCACTTCCGGACGCCGGGCCGGAAGAAGAGACACGACGTCCCGCACGGGCGATCGCCTCCCTTTCGTCGGCTTCCGCCTCCGTCCCGATGACGGCCCTCCGTTTCCCGGCAAAGGAGGAAAACACAGCAAACGCCGGTCCGGAACCCGCCGGACATGCCGCCGAAAGCCGAGCCTTCCCGAAAGACGATACGGAGTTCCCTGCGGAACGGCCCGAAAACAACTCCGAAACGGTCCGGGAAGAGCCCCCGGCCCGGGAACCGGAATGGTACAGAAATGTCCGGGAGGAAGAGGAGCGGCCCGCACGGAAACGGAAGAGGGCACGCGGCGTCTCGGCCACCCTTTACGCCGACAACCTGACGGGCGGCGACTTCAACAGCACGGGCATCGGAACGCCGCAGACACGCTCGGGCAACCTGCTGATGATGGAGAGCGTGATGCGACCCTCCGGCGACGACATCCTCATTGCGGAGGGAGAGGGCTACACATCGAAGTCGGAGACCCTCGAAAGCACCTACCGCCACCGCACCCCCGTCACATTCGGGGCGAGCGTCGGCTTCCGGCTCTCGGGGCGGTTCGCGCTGGAAACGGGCCTCCTCTACACCCACCTCCATTCGGAGACCGAGAACAAGGGCCGGTTCGACTACTACCGGGAACAGGACCTGCACTACCTGGGCATTCCCCTGTCGGCCACCTACACGCTGGTGGACAGCCGTTACCTCGACCTCTACGTCCGGGCGGGGG is a window of Gallalistipes aquisgranensis DNA encoding:
- a CDS encoding biotin--[acetyl-CoA-carboxylase] ligase; protein product: MHNRTLSHPAPSFPADMPGVFPGTRTVCLSVTRSTNDEARRPEFRHGDIVLAEEQTAGRGQRGNSWESRPGRNLTFSIVLEPAFLPAECQFYLSETICLGIADTLESAGIEARIKWPNDIYIGDRKAAGILIENDLCGTTLRRSIAGIGLNVNQESFSPGLPNPISLHAAAGRTFDRSALLTDLCAKVRARYRMLEEGDVATLERDYHARLYRLDTPAWYAAPDGRRFRGTIRRVEPAGELVVEHGDGSLKSYLFKEIEFIVG
- the rpiB gene encoding ribose 5-phosphate isomerase B, with amino-acid sequence MESKKIGIASDHAGYQMKEFLVGYLGSLGYDVYDFGCDSEESCDYPDYAHPLACAIERGELPCGISLCGSGNGISMTLNKHQGIRAALCWMPEIAELARRHNDANVCSLPARFIDNAEAVQIVDAFLATSFEGGRHARRIGKIPVSACPAEAGNPAKK
- a CDS encoding RNA polymerase sigma factor, producing the protein MTEQEIIEGCRKGNASARRELYERYGGAMYGVCRRYVKDPATAEDLLHDGFITLYTKIGEFRGEGSFEGWCRRIFVNTALGYLRKRNPLSESDQIEGMYSLSDRQVTAVEKMSADELLECIGELPEGYRTILNLYAVEGYSHKEVAEMMGISENTSRSQYSRARVKLTEIMKNKELI
- a CDS encoding porin family protein; the protein is MERDRLDDLLRQKLKENRMTPPADLWSRIEADLTDVSPLRTETERRPATEKETSRRKTVLWRYAAAASLLLALAANFYLRRQEQPLTALHTELPAPAGKETEKRAPVGLPDTTARTAVPVPDALPDAGPEEETRRPARAIASLSSASASVPMTALRFPAKEENTANAGPEPAGHAAESRAFPKDDTEFPAERPENNSETVREEPPAREPEWYRNVREEEERPARKRKRARGVSATLYADNLTGGDFNSTGIGTPQTRSGNLLMMESVMRPSGDDILIAEGEGYTSKSETLESTYRHRTPVTFGASVGFRLSGRFALETGLLYTHLHSETENKGRFDYYREQDLHYLGIPLSATYTLVDSRYLDLYVRAGATAEVLISGRQKGRISMDMAGSSRTETADVESHGLQTSVGAAAGAMFNISRTVGLYVEPGISHYFENSNQPASYRTEHPTGFNLRAGIRFTFR